In Synchiropus splendidus isolate RoL2022-P1 chromosome 7, RoL_Sspl_1.0, whole genome shotgun sequence, the genomic window gtgtgtgtacatcttatccatgtcttctcaaacaccattatagAATTTACCTCCATCTATGTCTTAtattgttgatgacaatcctACTGAAAGCTTTGGGCAACTGAAGTTCATGCTTGCAGAATCTGTAGCCTTGTTCGAGAAAAAGGCTGTGagcgagcgagtgtgtgtgtgtgtgtgtgtgtgtgtcaccatggGAACAGCCATCACCTCCACAGCTCGCAGCATCTGGTAAAAGTAGAGTTTGGCGACCGGCTCCTGCAGCTGTTGCTGAGACTTGACCCTCTGGAAGAGTTCACCGCCCTCCATCCTgcaagagtcagagatgaagagacgGGACACCAGGTGAGAGGTCGAAGGTTACTCACAGCTCCAGGACGATAAAGTAGCGCTCGTCCGTCTGATAGAAGTCTTCTGTTTTGATGAGACACGGCTGTGGGACACAGGAGAAGTCAGCTGCTCCACCAGgatctggttctggttctggttctggaatGGGACTCACATGGTCGACTCGCTGCAAGATCTCGATCTCCGTCTGAGCGTTGCGGGTCGCTGTCTAGACACAAGTCACATGATGTGACGGGGCAGACTCGAGTGCCAAGCGCCAACTCACCCCTTCAGACTGGAAGTTTTTCTTTTCGATGATTTTCACAGCAAACTTCTTGCAGGAGGCTCGATCGAAGGCCAGTTTGACTTCTCCACACActcctctgcacacacacacacacacattaaggcatatcaacaggaagtgacatcaaaaTGGCTCACATGGTCCCACCCACGTTCCGATGCGTCGAGTCAGCAGGTATTTGTCCTGCAGGTCGGCCGGGAGGCTGGACTCATCCCCCTTGGACAGGTCAATGAAGACAAACactgcacagagagagagagagagagttctcAGTGACCAGGACACTCGGCCAGAGCGGCCACACCACCTCACCTCGGTTCTTGACTTCAGAAAGTGACAAAACTGCATTGTTGACCAGCGGGAGCTTCTTGTCCTTCCCAATCTTGAGTCCATCCACAAACGTTCCGTTGTTGCTGAAGTCCTGAATGAAGACCTCGCCCTCCTCCTGTGAGACAGGTGGACAGTACCATGCATGTTTCAGATATCAGAGCTCCAGATGTGGACCAAGAGTGTCTCACTGAGATCAATATTGCCAATGCTTAATTTGGTATTAAAAACTCAGGAACTCCACCTATGTGGAAGGAGGCCATGAGCTCAGCTGTACCACCAGAAGGTACGGATTCgtgcaggcttttagcaagCGGGGTGGCGTCTGGGCGTcctgggaaaaaaacatgaaaacatgaaaaattgaATCCCCGGTtcttctcagcaggacgccctacaTTTCCGATTATTAGTGACTGTATAAGGCCCTTctcatagtgtcatcacactggtatCCGTAAAAAGAGTGTTTCCGGCTGGTAATTTTGCCAAACATGATCAAATTCGGTTTCTGAATCGCGATTCACAACTCTTTGTAGCCAATGCTTCGCCATGGTGGTCGCGGAATGTTGATCcttgttaagctattttgccGTATTGGGCGAGCGCTGTGCGCCTCTACTCCCCAGCGCAGTTCTCTGCACGACACTGGGGAGTTGGGTGCGTGGGCTTCAGTGCCAAAAAAAAGCTAAATAGTCCTCTGTttaaaaagctatgagttagTCTTATAAACGactgttttggagtcaggaACTGCATTTCCTCCTCTCAGTGTCGGACATTCCATCAATCACAGAGCGCTTCCATACTGTGAGTGCGGCAACATGCGAGACGTGGATAACCACGAGATTACACCGGCAAACAAATATGGCAACGGCAAATTTCTGTCATATATGGTGAAATTACTGGGCGGAAACATatcagtgtgatgacactatgagtagtgcattatacaggcactaataatcagacattttttccatgttttttccCAAGGATGCACATAcgccccctagctaaaagcctgcacaAAGCCCAGCAAAGTGAGGGGAGGAGAGGCACGAGGATGAACTAGTCTTACAGCTTGGATAACTCGTTTTCAACGATTTTAAACGTTTGACTATTGCTAATGTAATGTACGGCACAGTACAGAGAAAAAACGTTTATATTCTCACCTCAAAACAGTTAATTTAATCTGCGATAGTAataaagacacacaaaaaaatggaattacCAAAAACAAAGCTGAAAGAAATCAGAATATGGAGGAAAATAAATGGGAGTTTGAGGAAAAACTTCCCTTCCCTGGTGCAGCACTCATATCTAAACCTCTTTAGCCAGCAGGGAAAGGTTCCCTCTGCGGCACCCTCTCACCAAGCCTTTGCCTCTGGCGGCCCCTGGGTCAATGGAGTTTGAGAGCCCAGCTCCTTAAGTGGACCGACAACAATCTTAAATACTGAGTTCAGAACATCTGCACACAGGTCACAGGCTCCTTCCCCAAGTCTGGCTTCAAGAATAGAGTCGATGATGTTTATATTACCAGAAATGCAGCATCTGCAGAGATTTGTCCAACATTATTGAACAGACTCTAGGACAAGCTCAACCACCTTCAACACAACCTAAAGGCGTCCATGGACAAGGGAAGGCAGGGTCACTTAAAGGAGACTACACACCTCCATGGATTCCACCTGTGAACCGGTGTGATGGAGGCATGCTGAGGGGAGACTCCCAGCAACAGCAGTGCAAGCTATTATAGCTTAGCCTCCAGTAGAGAAACGCATGTAAACAACGCATGGATATGAGCAATAGCATGACGGCAGGAGCTGCTATCTCTCCAGTGGGGTTCCACCATATGGAATACAAACATTGCCAGTGGCTGAGAAGAAGGTGgttaacagacagacagactggagCGCTCACTCTGTAGATCCTGAAGTGCTTCTTGCTGTAGATTCTGAACCGTTTGGACCCGCGTTCATCTGGATCGTCCAGAACATAGTGGCACTTAGAGTCCCGGCCAAACAGATACTCCTCATCCAGGCAGTCTGTAGACAGTCAAGCGTCAATACCAGCCTCGTCTGGTGGGGTCAACAGACTCACCGTGGGATCTGAACCCGCGAGCCATGGGCAGCAACCTGCCCCAGGGTTGTGGTTCTGGCTCCTCGGGCACGGACGGCAGCGTCACGGGGAGGGTATCCACGCTGCTCAGCGTCCCAGAGCCTGTGGAGGACTGGCTGCCCGACGTTGGagcgctggaggagctggaactAGTCTGGGAGTGAGCCTTGGGCTGAGAGTGACCCTGTGGAGACAGGGTGGACCTAGACGGAGACTGGGTGGACCTGGACGGGGACTGGGACTGGGTGGACATGGACTGAGTCCCGTCCGCCGGAATCTCCTGGGACATTTCCACTGCTGCTCAAACACAACACCCCGCCCCCTCCACCACCAGACCTCGCCGGTGGGGCTCGGTGTCGGATCGGCACAGATGAACGTCGACCTCGTCCGGACCGCGCCGTCTCTTATCTTAAATCGCCGCGCGCGGATCTCATCTGAATCGAACCGACCGCCGGGAGGAAACTGACACTTCGGGTACCGGACGTAGCGGCGAACACGAGGGTCACCGACGCACTCTCTGGCGGTTTCCTCTGTCGTCACGTGACGCCCTGGGCCAATCGCCGGCCACGAGGCCGGTCATGTGGCGCGAGCGCTCGGCTTCTTCCGAGTTAGCTGAACGATGCAGCTATGTCCCGGAAAACTCTGATCATCGCAGACGGTGAGTTCCCTTGACAGTCGCTGACGCCGGCCCGCGCTGACGGTTCTGGTTCTGCCTCAGATGATGACAACGAAGCGGACACGAACCCGTTTTCGTTCCGGCAGTTCCTGCGCGCCAAAACTCGGGATCCGGATGAGGACTGTGCTCAGGTTCAAGAACACGGAGAAGAAGCTGCAGCCCGGGTGCAGGGGCGGGACCTCTGCCAGCAGGAAACGACCAGGTGAGTGACGTGGACGCTCGCGGGTCACGTGGTCGCAGAAACGCACAAACGTTTGGTTTCCTCAGTTCTTTCGTGCCGGTTGATGAAGAATCAGAAGCGCCAACGTCATGTGGGCAGATCCTGCAGGTGACCCCGCCCCCGACACACCCTGCCCAGACTGTGTGCacctgttcatgtgtgtgtgtctgtgagaagctgcagcaggaaaacaggatACTGAAAGGCATCATCACAGATCTTCAAACTAAATTACACAAGGAAGAGCAAAGGTGAAATGTCACACGCTCTTATCTGATCTGATGAGCTATAGCCCTGCACTCACCTGTTGTGTC contains:
- the chek2 gene encoding serine/threonine-protein kinase Chk2; amino-acid sequence: MSQEIPADGTQSMSTQSQSPSRSTQSPSRSTLSPQGHSQPKAHSQTSSSSSSAPTSGSQSSTGSGTLSSVDTLPVTLPSVPEEPEPQPWGRLLPMARGFRSHDCLDEEYLFGRDSKCHYVLDDPDERGSKRFRIYSKKHFRIYREEGEVFIQDFSNNGTFVDGLKIGKDKKLPLVNNAVLSLSEVKNRVFVFIDLSKGDESSLPADLQDKYLLTRRIGTGVCGEVKLAFDRASCKKFAVKIIEKKNFQSEGTATRNAQTEIEILQRVDHPCLIKTEDFYQTDERYFIVLELMEGGELFQRVKSQQQLQEPVAKLYFYQMLRAVEYLHSHGIIHRDLKPENILLSSHENICLIKLTDFNQSRILDSSALMRTLCGTPSYLAPEVFTHAATTGYNSAVDSWSLGVVLFVCLGGYPPFHENFGHSVTDQIVRGQFTMVPSKWRHVTDQAKDVIRKLLVVDPTKRMTIKEALQHEWLKDQQMIDQAHQLMYPDKNIPDAMPLTFNFTIQNTWLTLTRTLNPVIRTKLFGRLHSQNLMWTIQNDTQPPAASPVRKRKRNLDNDGDSEPPAKQAPPPDM